The Rhododendron vialii isolate Sample 1 chromosome 1a, ASM3025357v1 region GTGTGTGAAGAAAAGGAGGTTTCTTGTGGTTTGGGCAATTTGGGTCAGGTCAAATCTGCTCCAGATATGGTGGtggatgaagaagatgatgattatgatggtgatggtgatggtgatgaagAAGACGATGATcatgatgatgatggtgatgaAGATTATGATGATGAGGAAATTGAGATTGATGAAGAGAAGAAGAGGTTTGAAGTTAAGGAAATTGACAttgtagaagaagaaaagcCAAAGCAGATTGTGAATGAACAGAAGAAGGTGCAGAAAGTCCAAGAAAAACCATTACCCATCTCACCCATTGTGAAAAAACAGGTTCCTCCAGTAGTGAACCATTCCAGAGTCCACGCAATTCCCACAAAAACTAAAGCAAGTAAGtttcccctcccccccccccccccccccccccccccccctgaatATAGCACTGAATTATGTATATTTCCAATTACTATGGCGTTTGGGGTCTTTTTTCTGTTAGAAATTGCCAATACAACGGAGCTCGGCTTTTTGGAGCTTACAATCCTGTTCTTGACCATtgattgttttttatatttttattgtgGGCTTTGTAGGTCCTGTTTCAAATGGATTCCAAAAACCTCCTGAAACAAATACTGGGTTCCAGAGAGTTCCTCATACACATAACAAATTGCAGAGTTTAGGTGACATTACATTGATGATTGTGATtacttttttgggttttctttttggggctaattttttaattgaatttgtgggttttttcGCAGTCGATTTGGTGATGTGGAGAGATGTCTCGAAATCGGCATTCATATTTGGATTGGGAACATTCATCATAATCTCACTCTCTTACACCAAAGATCTCAATATAAGGTCTCtatcattatttatttatttgagttTCATGTCCTCATCCCCTGTTTCGAAACAGAGCacaaaatgaaaacatttttcttctttaatttgCTTTTACAGCTTCATAACCGTTATTTCCTATCTGGGTCTTGCCTATCTTGCTGCAATTTTCTTGTTCAGATCCATTATTTGCAGGTAATTCCTTCAATGTAGTATTTCAACATTCATGAATTACATTCTCGAAGAATGAAAATTTACTTCTGTTATTCGTTTCTTTGCACAAATTTACGAAACAGGGGAGTCACAGATGTAGATTATACAAGCCAAGAATACTATGTTGTTGGGGAAGGAGAAGCAATGTGGTTAGTAAAAATGGTTCTTCCTTATTTAAATGAGTTTCTTGTAAAACTCAGAGCCCTCTTTTCTGGAGATCCTGCCACCACAATGAAGGTGAATTTCCACATTTTTTCCCTATTTTTAACTTCACTTTTACATACTTTGTACCTTAAGTGTGAAAATAACAAGAAGTCTCCAAAATATGACAATGGCAGTTGGCAGTTCTGCTGTTTGTTTTGGCAAGGTGTGGGAGTTCCATCACTGTTTGGAAGATGGCCAAATTGGGTGAGTGTGTGATTATACTAGTTAATGAATTGACAAAGGGTAACGATTTTTGCACTCCACCTTCTTATAATCCTCGTATTATGGAAAATTCGTTTGGTGATCTTGGGGCACCGACACGTAATGCCCGATACCCTTATCAACTGCACATTCTTGTGAGGCCCAGCACTAAGTGGATGTACCTCAAAAAATGTATTGTGGTTAAAAGGTGTTGGACAATCATCTACCCGGTAAGACCCACGAACATTAGACGGTTACGGATATACTTGTATCCAGTGCATCCCAAGCTGTGCACTTCCCGTCTGTCTGTAACATTTCTCTTTCCTTCTTGTAACTTGGGACTGTTCCCTGACCCATTATGGCTTCCGCTAGGCAATGTACAAACAATCAGAACCAGTTAATTTGCACTTGTCCTGGCAACAGCCAGCCATATTGCCCAATGCCTTGGATCCGGGGATGCTGTCGAGCAGCTCCCTGTCGTGCGGGTGCAGAGCGGCCGattcggccgttcatctcggcacggacggctcggatcgaatCTGAGCGCATACAAATCGTATGCAAATCCGAATCATCCATTGCTCGATTAAAATCCGAGTAGtcgattgtcgagatgaacggccgcACCGCTCTTGTATTTTTAATTCTGATTTCTCTCTCGGGAGAACAAACAGTATCCAACCAACTTTTAAGTTATGAGTAGTGGAGTAGTTAAACATTCTTTCTTCCCTTCCTTCCTCCAGGTCCAGTGTTGTTTTTTCACTGACTGGTAGTTGTGCCCATTCTCTTACAGGCTTTTTTGGAGTATTCACCGTACCAAAAATCTGCTCTTCCTATTCCACCCAGTTGTCCAATTACGGTAAATTCCACACTTCTGCTCTGAATTCCATTTGTTTTCAATACTTATATTCTTTTAATGAGAAACTTATAAGTTATTCACAGTTCTACGCAATCTTAAttgtttaaaagtgttttggacaattTTACCGTAAgtagattatttttaattcggatCGTCTAAAACAATTTTGGACGACCGAAATTAAGCGTCGTAAAATTTATTCAAAGCTCttttgtgaataagtttttattattcttttattttgtttgaattaCTATTGATTTTTTTCACCAACCAACCCTTGAGGCTCTGGTGGGCCCATTTGCATGCATGGATCACATTAACGGCTCCATTTTGCTTTAATTTGATCATGAGTGTCAAAACATGGAGTAGATAAAAATGGGTCCCTCAACAATGTCTAATGCATACTACATTGGATCCAATTTCTTCCCCTTGGATACCGTTAAGACATTAGGTCCATTTCATCATTGATTAACAAAAAACAGGTCCATATCTATCAACATCAAATTAGTACTACTAGGGTGAacatcaagtttttttttagtagATTTGATCTCGCAGTGGTCAACTTATTGGGTAAAAACTAGACCTAAACGTAAAATTCATGACAACGTGTAGGGCCACCTAGATTGATTCGTCAGCAGATGCTACAATGATCATGTCTGAGTTCAAGTATTTTGTTGTAGTTGTCATCAGAGCTGTTTAACTAGTCTCACATTATATGATAGTagaacttaaaaaataactCTTTTGAACATTTAaatctaggtttttttttttttttttccgttcatTCTTTCTTCCTAAAGTTTTagtttaaacaaacttttttcTTTAGAATATAGAACTTACATAAATAAGAAGACAGTGTGCAAAAGGATAAAACATAAAATTAGATAAACAAACTAACATCTAGAAGTAGGCAAACTAAGGCCTCCTTTGGCCTAAATTTTCTGTCTGTTTTATAAagatttcttttgttattttctcgTAGTTTTTACCGAAtttgggtaaaatattttagattaatGTCAAAGTAGTACAAAAATATagatcaaagttgaaaaaaagttCTTTAAAGTTCAAAAAAGATGTAAAAGACAATTTTCTACTGTCGTCCTATAGGAATTTTTCCAactttaatttatatttttatatttttcttatttttcttgttgagaaTAATGATGCGATGTAAAAAAATGAGTAAAggctaaataaataaataaaaactattctGGAAACTATTAAAATAGCTTGCGTGAATGGTGCAATTTTCTTTGAATGCAGGAGTATATTTACTGAACAGTGTTTCGGTAGAGTTATTAAATATTTAATTTAGCATTTCTAGACGCCTGGGAtctatgagaaatttttgggtgcggGATGGGTAACACGTCACCCGGCTGACGTGGTGCCAAGCACTcacatccgagctgtccaaaaatgtgttggatggtccagattaaaatactctctcttctcttaccccaccactctctcttctctttctctctcccttttctctctccaaattcgagctGTTCAAAACCAAAATAGACGGTCCAAATACACCGAACAGACACCACATCATACTCGCTCggtactgaaaattttctcggGATCTATGATCATAAATATTGTACATTGGAGTCAGTAGGGATATAAAAATAATAGAGTGAGATGGACTTTATGTGGCATTTCACCAGAGGTCCAACTGGTAGGGCTATTTTTTTGCATCAGTCCCCACAAATAATGCACGTCCTTCTATGGCTTTTATGCATCAGACCCCCACAAATAATGCGCCACGGTCTAGTTTCTCTAAATAAAagtcaaatgtttttttttttttttttgtgtgcgcgcttgtgttttttcaaaaaaaaattcacgtttATTAATTTCGtgtcgatttttttttgtaaattattagtttgtctcgttaagaggaatcgaaaaaattaaaaagttatgatcgaaattccaaactttttgaataagaacaaaaaaaaaaagccaaatagaaaaatgtgacgcaaaactaatacaAGCGAACGaaaaattacataaaaatatagaaaaataaaccacttaacttatttagccaaactaGGCCGGGCGTGTCGCTAGCTATATGTGCTTGACCATatttggatctctctctctctctctctctctctctctctctctctctctctctctctctctctctcttcttcttcttcttcttcttcttcaattgaCTATAACTCGGATTGCTATTTGGAATTataaaaaccaagaaaacaTTTGTATGTAATtttgcaatactgtacgtgtgaAGGTAATTTCTGGGTGCGAAGGTTCAAAGATGCTTGGGAATCATGCTCTCACAAGAAAGCAGTGGCTTTTGGCATCTTTACCCTTGTTTGGAATCTCTCCTCAGTCATGGCTCGAATCTGGGCAGGTACGTAAACCCCTTTTTGCTATCTCATTCATTGATGCCTACTTATGGGGCTCGTCCACGAGTCGAACAATGGATTGTTGGAACTTGGTTTGAGAATTTAACGAGTTTTAAACTTATGTTCGACTTAGTTTGGATTGTTTACTAGAGGGGTTGATCTGAAACGAGTAGTTTAGTCTATCGTGAACCGATTtcgagtagcttgaatttttggaACATAATATGTTGAACACGACAGGTCGTGACTTGTTCAAGTATGGTTTGAAAATTTCACGGATTTCAAATTAAAGAACATCTATATTCAAGTTTTGTTTGTTCAAGTAACGAACTTACCTCTAATGATCAGCTTCTGATTTTGTAACTTTCGTAGAAGAAATAACATAAGAATATCTTTTCAACCCCAAGAGGTTTTGGCTGAGTTGCGTGATACATAAACTAAAGGGATTGCCCTTAATAGATTGCAAGGTCGAATTTCACGAAaaccaaatatttcaaattttggggtcAGGAGATTAATTTGCTCGGTCATGACCTTTAGTATTTTGGAATTAGTCTCATTGTACGCAAACTAGCTCGGACAACCAGTTGTAAAAAAGTTATCTGTTATGATGCAATAATTATGTCTTTGATATTAATTGTCTTTTTAGAAAGCAAAAGAAGTGAGAAACACTGACAATAGGAAAAAATGGCGGgagctgataatgccaaaaccacttttgttcctgccaaaaccacttttgttcctgccaaaaccctttttgtttctgccaaaactcattcattgcatgacttaattgtCCTTCACTACATAACTTACTTTACGAAAATGCCCCTTCAAATCCAGAGGATTATTTTATCgttctaaaatattttcttacaCTTCAAAGCTTCTTCAACGGAGAGAAGCTAAACGCAGAGCTAGGCTTGGCCGCTTGGGTTTCTCTTGGGTTGCTCGTGAATTGATGAAAACATGTAATTGGAAAACATAGATGTTTAATTTTGTTTACGTCTCTTCTCAAATTACCTCTAGTTTTGTTCGTGAattgcatttttgcttgatatttaatttttgtttgcttctCTTCTAAAATTAGCACTAGAATTTGCTCATAAATCCttgcatttttgtttgaaacgTGGAACTGAAAAATGCCTTGCACTTATGGAATTTTCAGGGGTATTTTCGTAAAGTAAGTGATGTAGTGGAaggcaattaagtcatgcaatgaatgagttttggcaGAAACAAAAAAGGTTTTGGCATTATCGATTCCCAAAAATGGCAATAGCAACTATTCCAAATTGTTAAAACAAGTTCATCAGTTGGTATAAAATGAACTTgctaaatatattatttttacttgctacaatgtcaattttttttaaaaaaactgtgcGTTATTCTGCACCCATTTAACTTTTGTGTGTTGATTTAATTAGCTTGGTTGTCGAAACCAAACTTGTTGCTAAATTTGACacataaaatgtttttttatttttcgacaACAATTTCAACTCGCCGGTAAACGTGaattttatcaaaatatttgcCAAATCAAAACTTTGATAGTGACATAGCGTTGCTCTTTTCTTCTTGTAAAAAACCTATTgatctccaaaaaatttcacTGCTTAGTTGTTCGCGTTTTTTCGCCTTTTAATGAATTGATGATAGGGTTTATCTAAGTAATATTTTTGAATCTCCCTAAAATGCTTGTTGATCTTCATGCATCCCATTGCAGTGTTCATGCTATATGTGGCCTTCAGATATTACCAGCAGTCATTGGCCACAGATAATTGGGTAGAAGAGGAACAAAAATGTGAAACCACGTGGAAAGACCCCATTGGGGAGCACAGACGTGGGCGTAGGACCGCTACCGTGGACGTGAAAAAGGATAAGAAAAGGTTTTGATAATGTAAACTATACATCATGTATCTACAATAAGGTTAATTAGCCCTTAACACCTCGCTCCACATCGTAAGTCTACATGGGGCGTTAAATATaatgtttgtttattttaattcttttgttttccccCATTCCTTTTTCGTGTTGTACATATTTTGTTTGGTgacaaagaaaatgaattcTATAATAACGAGTGCTGTGAACCTTGATTTGGGCTTGCATTGCCATATTATAAGTGATGAAATACATTTAAATTTGTGTCCTAAATTAAGCTTTGGTTATATCTTAAGTTTAGCTGTTTCATTTTTTGGTTTCGTGTTTTCTGAACTATTTTTAGTTTTCGGGCCAAATATTAACTTTCACGATTTGTCCGGTTGAGAGCTTTC contains the following coding sequences:
- the LOC131303592 gene encoding reticulon-like protein B21, whose translation is MEVGRRRGTTKNGVVEGSVWESRMKSDEFKGGIKVFNAEEKKAEENGEKKMRPKQSPIGANGKRKTWKSESSDGIERNPIQPRKELDQQCKELSVSSDGTKIKSPVPKIKKTRSEVGKGVSGSVDGIERNPNRIRKSKSESLKLVCQSEGEFGNGDEIERNSMEKMKTRSEEIKEARVSVDGSETNPVQIRRLKSQSLKLIGQSDVESGNGDGIEKNLNQLRKVKSESHRSLGESVDANERNSIPLTEAKLVPGEDLDDGNGRNSIESEAAKSEPDKGVDESVEEIETSPVGNEKSGCDESCKEFGVCEEKEVSCGLGNLGQVKSAPDMVVDEEDDDYDGDGDGDEEDDDHDDDGDEDYDDEEIEIDEEKKRFEVKEIDIVEEEKPKQIVNEQKKVQKVQEKPLPISPIVKKQVPPVVNHSRVHAIPTKTKASPVSNGFQKPPETNTGFQRVPHTHNKLQSLVDLVMWRDVSKSAFIFGLGTFIIISLSYTKDLNISFITVISYLGLAYLAAIFLFRSIICRGVTDVDYTSQEYYVVGEGEAMWLVKMVLPYLNEFLVKLRALFSGDPATTMKLAVLLFVLARCGSSITVWKMAKLGFFGVFTVPKICSSYSTQLSNYGNFWVRRFKDAWESCSHKKAVAFGIFTLVWNLSSVMARIWAVFMLYVAFRYYQQSLATDNWVEEEQKCETTWKDPIGEHRRGRRTATVDVKKDKKRF